Proteins from a single region of Ammospiza nelsoni isolate bAmmNel1 chromosome 28, bAmmNel1.pri, whole genome shotgun sequence:
- the PEA15 gene encoding astrocytic phosphoprotein PEA-15 has product MAEYRSLLEELAQNITAEDLEQLKSACREDIPSGEGDAIATGHHWFAFLERHSKLDRDNLSYIEHIFEISRRPDLLTKVVQYRTQVLKISEEDEVDTKLTRIPSAKKYKDIIRQPSEEEIIKLAPPPEKGLSGSRTPPQSPLPTLHPWGGRG; this is encoded by the exons ATGGCCGAGTACCGCAgtctgctggaggagctggccCAGAACATCACGGCCGaggacctggagcagctcaAGTCCGCGTGTCGCGAGGACATCCCCAGCGGGGAGGGTGACGCCATCGCCACCGGCCACCACTGGTTCGCCTTCCTGGAGCGCCACAGCAAGCTGGACCGAG ACAACCTGTCCTACATCGAGCACATCTTCGAGATCTCGCGCCGGCCGGACCTGCTGACCAAGGTGGTGCAGTACCGCACGCAGGTGCTCAAGATCTCCGAGGAGGACGAGGTGGACACCAAGCTCACCCGCATCCCCAGCGCCAAGAAGTACAAGg ACATCATCCGGCAGCCCTCGGAGGAGGAGATCATCAAACTGGCCCCCCCCCCCGAAAAAGGCCTGAGCGGCTCCAGGACccccccccagagccccctccccactctGCACCCCTGGGGGGGGAGGGGCTGA